The DNA segment GACAAGCTGGCGATAATCATACTCTTAACGTGAATGTTTGAGCTACGAGAAGATGTAATAATTATGTTTCTGGTTGTGAGTTTAATATTCAGATCGTCATTTATTTTTTGATTAAAAATAATGAATAACACCTAAAACAAAACCCGCGTCGCTAAATCGCCCCGTTCTCCACATTGCGCGCCACAATAAACAGGCGAGGGAACGCTAATAACACCTTTCCATCGGCGCGCGGTGTATAGACTTGCTCGAGTTCGCATAAATAGCGGCGAAGAAACTCGGGGCGCTGATCCTCGCTGAGTTTATCGAGGAAGGGACGTAATCCCGTTGAGCTCAGCCAATCAATAATGGCCGAAGCCGATGGCATGACGTGGTAATAAGTCGTGCGCCAAATATCAACTTCACATCCTTGTAATGCCAGAAGATCGTAGTACTCCTCAGTGGTCAGCAACTTTTTGCGCACGGATTCGGCTTCACCATTCAAACTCTCCCATGGCCCCTCCGCCGCAACTTTTCGCATCAATGCATGAGAAGGCTGATTGAGATTATCCGGCATTTGAATCGCCAGAACGCCATTATCCGCCAGCTGAGCTACCAAATGAGGCAACAGGGTTTCATGATCCAACACCCACTGCAAAGCCGCGTTAGCATAAATAACATCCTGCGCTTCATCAGGCTGCCAATGGCTGATGTCTGATTGTACAAAGGTACACTGCGGCAATCTTTCCTGTGCTTTGTTGAGCATATTGAGTGAAGTGTCCACGCCGGTCACCTGCGCCGTTGGCCACGCCTGCGCTAATAGCGCCGTGCTGTTACCAGGCCCACAGCCCAA comes from the Hafnia alvei genome and includes:
- the tam gene encoding trans-aconitate 2-methyltransferase, whose translation is MSDWDPELYLRFEAERTRPARELLARIHHPHAMKVSDLGCGPGNSTALLAQAWPTAQVTGVDTSLNMLNKAQERLPQCTFVQSDISHWQPDEAQDVIYANAALQWVLDHETLLPHLVAQLADNGVLAIQMPDNLNQPSHALMRKVAAEGPWESLNGEAESVRKKLLTTEEYYDLLALQGCEVDIWRTTYYHVMPSASAIIDWLSSTGLRPFLDKLSEDQRPEFLRRYLCELEQVYTPRADGKVLLAFPRLFIVARNVENGAI